In Shewanella sp. VB17, a single genomic region encodes these proteins:
- a CDS encoding TetR/AcrR family transcriptional regulator yields the protein MANRSDTKTRILDAAEKLFAERGFSETSLRLITSKAEVNLASVNYHFGSKKELIRAVLARYLDVFMPVASAEIVKLQGGDNTASLDDIFSALVDPLLDLNQLRAEGTSTFLQLLGRGYIESQGHLRWFITTHYGEHLTQFVKAVAESTPHIPPAEMFWRLHFTLGTVVFTMASADALIEIAAADFKEHNDIEAVIRKMIPYLSAGVSVPVNEDVI from the coding sequence ATGGCAAATCGATCTGATACCAAAACAAGAATACTGGATGCTGCAGAAAAATTATTTGCAGAACGAGGTTTTTCTGAAACCTCATTACGTTTGATAACCAGTAAAGCAGAGGTGAATCTTGCTTCTGTCAATTATCATTTTGGATCAAAGAAAGAGTTAATTAGAGCTGTTTTAGCACGTTATCTCGATGTGTTCATGCCTGTTGCATCGGCAGAAATTGTTAAATTACAAGGAGGGGATAATACTGCATCATTGGATGATATCTTCTCTGCTTTGGTTGATCCATTACTGGATTTAAATCAATTAAGGGCAGAAGGTACGAGCACTTTTTTACAACTCTTAGGCCGTGGTTACATTGAAAGTCAAGGTCACCTCCGCTGGTTCATCACCACTCATTATGGTGAGCATTTGACTCAATTTGTTAAAGCTGTTGCCGAGAGTACCCCACATATTCCTCCCGCTGAGATGTTTTGGCGTTTACACTTTACCTTAGGTACCGTTGTTTTTACCATGGCATCAGCGGATGCTTTAATTGAAATCGCTGCTGCAGATTTTAAGGAACATAATGATATTGAAGCCGTTATTCGTAAAATGATCCCCTATTTATCTGCTGGTGTTTCAGTACCAGTGAATGAAGATGTTATTTAA
- a CDS encoding YchJ family protein, translated as MMTHLDEPCPCSQNNSHTFVSYSECCAPYHQANSTPITPEQLMRSRYTAFVMKQYDYLIQTHHPAFLNTLTAEVLAENDALQWLSLQIMSHHMQAYSGEVCFQAWYRDANGINAIHECSQFICENGLWLYTQGKQKAAVYPKRNETCLCHSGKKYKQCCLK; from the coding sequence ATGATGACTCATTTAGATGAACCTTGCCCTTGCAGTCAAAATAACAGTCACACTTTTGTCTCATACAGTGAATGCTGTGCTCCTTACCATCAAGCAAATAGTACGCCTATCACGCCAGAGCAATTAATGAGAAGCCGCTATACTGCTTTTGTTATGAAACAATATGATTATTTAATCCAAACTCATCATCCAGCATTTTTAAATACGTTAACCGCTGAAGTATTAGCCGAAAATGATGCGTTACAATGGCTTTCTCTTCAAATAATGTCACATCACATGCAAGCCTATTCAGGCGAAGTTTGTTTTCAAGCCTGGTATCGCGATGCAAATGGGATCAATGCCATCCATGAATGTTCGCAATTTATCTGTGAAAATGGCCTATGGCTCTATACACAAGGAAAACAAAAAGCTGCTGTTTATCCTAAAAGAAATGAAACATGTCTTTGTCACAGCGGGAAAAAATATAAGCAATGCTGCCTAAAATAG